Proteins co-encoded in one Arachis stenosperma cultivar V10309 chromosome 7, arast.V10309.gnm1.PFL2, whole genome shotgun sequence genomic window:
- the LOC130941230 gene encoding thylakoid lumenal 29 kDa protein, chloroplastic isoform X2, which translates to MGVSFLSTLPSLLPLAHDSSPTTTTTIRHHPRLELIGSSGSLVGTANAADLIQRRQRSEFQSKIKGTLFTAIKGNPDLVPSLLTLALNDAVTYDKATKSGGPNGSIRFSSEISRPENTRLSGALSLIEEAKKEIDSYSKAGPISYADLIHYAAQSAVKSTFVAAAIRKCGGNEEKGNLLYTAYGSNGQWGLFDKQFGREDAQEPDPEGRVPLWEKASVQEMKDKFSAVGLGPRQLAVLSAFLGPDQAATEAKLASDKDVAPWVDKYQRSRETVSQTDYEVDLITTFTKLSTLGQQINYEAYTYAPPKIDITKLKL; encoded by the exons ATGGGTGTCTCTTTCCTTTCAactcttccttctcttcttccaCTTGCTCATGATTCATCacctaccaccaccaccaccatcagaCACCACCCTCGTTTA GAATTGATAGGAAGCTCTGGATCCCTTGTTGGAACTGCTAATGCCGCTGATTTGATACAGCGCAGACAGCGTTCTGAATTCCAGT CGAAGATTAAGGGAACGCTTTTTACAGCCATAAAG GGAAATCCTGATCTAGTTCCATCCTTGCTAACACTGGCTTTAAATGATGCTGTGACCTATGATAAg GCAACGAAATCGGGTGGCCCGAATGGCTCTATACGATTCAg CTCAGAAATAAGTAGACCTGAAAATACGAGACTATCTGGTGCCTTGAGTTTAATAGAGGAAGCAAAAAAGGAGATAGATTCATATTCAAAAGCTGGACCCATATCATATGCAGATCTAATCCACTATGCAG CACAAAGTGCTGTTAAGTCTACATTTGTAGCTGCTGCGATTCGAAAATGTGGTGGAAATGAGGAGAAAGGGAATTTACTGTACACTGCATATGGATCAAATGGGCAG TGGGGACTGTTCGACAAGCAATTTGGTAGGGAAGATGCTCAAGAGCCGGATCCAGAGGGGAGAGTTCCCTTATGGGAGAAAGCAAGTGTTCAGGAAATGAAAGACAAGTTTTCTGCTGTAGGCCTTGGTCCTCGCCAG CTGGCTGTTCTGTCTGCATTCTTAGGCCCTGATCAGGCTGCGACAGAGGCCAAATTGGCCTCCGATAAAGACGTTGCTCCATGGGTTGATAAATACCAACGGAGCCGCGAAACAGTCTCGCAGACTGATTATGAG GTTGATCTGATTACCACTTTCACAAAATTGAGTACATTGGGCCAACAAATCAACTACGAGGCATATACATATGCTCCTCCAAAGATCGACATTACTAAACTCAAATTGTAG
- the LOC130941230 gene encoding thylakoid lumenal 29 kDa protein, chloroplastic isoform X1, with product MGVSFLSTLPSLLPLAHDSSPTTTTTIRHHPRLVTICGYNKIKASYHVIDEGHFSLKRRDILKSLGMTIGLELIGSSGSLVGTANAADLIQRRQRSEFQSKIKGTLFTAIKGNPDLVPSLLTLALNDAVTYDKATKSGGPNGSIRFSSEISRPENTRLSGALSLIEEAKKEIDSYSKAGPISYADLIHYAAQSAVKSTFVAAAIRKCGGNEEKGNLLYTAYGSNGQWGLFDKQFGREDAQEPDPEGRVPLWEKASVQEMKDKFSAVGLGPRQLAVLSAFLGPDQAATEAKLASDKDVAPWVDKYQRSRETVSQTDYEVDLITTFTKLSTLGQQINYEAYTYAPPKIDITKLKL from the exons ATGGGTGTCTCTTTCCTTTCAactcttccttctcttcttccaCTTGCTCATGATTCATCacctaccaccaccaccaccatcagaCACCACCCTCGTTTA GTAACAATTTGTGGTTATAATAAAATCAAAGCCAGTTATCATGTTATTGACGAAGGACATTTCAGTTTGAAAAGAAGAGACATTCTTAAATCCCTTGGGATGACTATTGGCTTG GAATTGATAGGAAGCTCTGGATCCCTTGTTGGAACTGCTAATGCCGCTGATTTGATACAGCGCAGACAGCGTTCTGAATTCCAGT CGAAGATTAAGGGAACGCTTTTTACAGCCATAAAG GGAAATCCTGATCTAGTTCCATCCTTGCTAACACTGGCTTTAAATGATGCTGTGACCTATGATAAg GCAACGAAATCGGGTGGCCCGAATGGCTCTATACGATTCAg CTCAGAAATAAGTAGACCTGAAAATACGAGACTATCTGGTGCCTTGAGTTTAATAGAGGAAGCAAAAAAGGAGATAGATTCATATTCAAAAGCTGGACCCATATCATATGCAGATCTAATCCACTATGCAG CACAAAGTGCTGTTAAGTCTACATTTGTAGCTGCTGCGATTCGAAAATGTGGTGGAAATGAGGAGAAAGGGAATTTACTGTACACTGCATATGGATCAAATGGGCAG TGGGGACTGTTCGACAAGCAATTTGGTAGGGAAGATGCTCAAGAGCCGGATCCAGAGGGGAGAGTTCCCTTATGGGAGAAAGCAAGTGTTCAGGAAATGAAAGACAAGTTTTCTGCTGTAGGCCTTGGTCCTCGCCAG CTGGCTGTTCTGTCTGCATTCTTAGGCCCTGATCAGGCTGCGACAGAGGCCAAATTGGCCTCCGATAAAGACGTTGCTCCATGGGTTGATAAATACCAACGGAGCCGCGAAACAGTCTCGCAGACTGATTATGAG GTTGATCTGATTACCACTTTCACAAAATTGAGTACATTGGGCCAACAAATCAACTACGAGGCATATACATATGCTCCTCCAAAGATCGACATTACTAAACTCAAATTGTAG